Proteins encoded together in one Neobacillus sp. FSL H8-0543 window:
- a CDS encoding BCCT family transporter, whose product MDSKSLKENSVFIISLLLTLIFIIWGAFFTDNLAKVTDIIYNGSIDYLGWVYLASTLFFVIFSIYLLFSKYGDIRLGRKTDRPDFNTASWLAMLFGAGMGIGIVYWSVAEPVTHYTSPPYGEPLTIDAANTAMKYTFFHWGLDPWAIYTVIGLALAFFQYNKRLPAAISSAFHPILGDRIYGPIGKTIDVLSIFATVFGIATSLGLGAMQVTAGLHEIFGVPNELFVQLIVIAVATVLFIISINTGLEKGIQFLSNTAMILSFAIMLLILIVGPTVTIIKVFFNTTGLYISDFIHMSLRLKPFGEGEWIASWTLFYWAWWIAWAPFVGMFIARVSKGRTVREFVIGVLIVPTLGTCLWMSIFGGSALEIVQNTDNNDLAKYITENVSLAIFTFFDYLPLSSVLSILGFAVVAIYYITVADTATFVLGMLSEGGTLNPSNKIKMTWGVIQSALAAVLLLAGGLNVLQTASIAAAFPFAIIMIAMCFSLLKGLKSEVEVQKGNKRPMQHSERS is encoded by the coding sequence ATGGATAGCAAAAGTCTTAAAGAAAACAGTGTATTTATTATCTCACTATTACTAACGCTTATTTTTATAATATGGGGGGCCTTTTTTACTGATAATCTCGCCAAAGTCACCGATATTATTTATAATGGTTCAATTGATTACCTTGGATGGGTTTATCTAGCTTCCACCCTATTCTTCGTCATTTTTTCCATCTATTTACTGTTCTCTAAATATGGGGATATTCGGCTTGGCAGGAAAACAGACCGCCCTGATTTTAACACTGCGTCCTGGCTGGCAATGTTATTTGGTGCAGGTATGGGGATTGGAATTGTGTACTGGAGTGTCGCTGAACCTGTAACTCACTACACATCCCCTCCTTACGGAGAACCTTTAACGATTGACGCAGCCAATACGGCAATGAAATATACCTTTTTTCATTGGGGCCTGGATCCATGGGCCATATACACCGTGATTGGTCTAGCCCTTGCCTTTTTTCAATATAATAAAAGGCTGCCGGCAGCCATAAGTTCGGCATTCCATCCGATTTTGGGTGATAGGATATACGGTCCGATTGGGAAAACGATAGATGTACTGTCTATCTTTGCAACAGTCTTTGGTATCGCAACCTCTTTAGGCCTAGGCGCTATGCAAGTTACCGCGGGACTACATGAAATCTTCGGCGTTCCCAATGAGTTATTTGTCCAGCTGATTGTTATTGCGGTCGCGACAGTCCTTTTTATCATCTCAATCAATACAGGCTTAGAGAAAGGAATCCAATTCTTATCTAACACGGCAATGATCTTATCTTTTGCTATCATGCTGTTGATTTTAATTGTCGGTCCCACCGTGACTATTATTAAGGTCTTCTTTAATACAACAGGTCTTTATATTAGTGACTTTATACATATGAGTTTAAGGCTAAAACCCTTTGGTGAGGGGGAATGGATTGCATCCTGGACACTTTTTTATTGGGCTTGGTGGATTGCATGGGCACCATTCGTCGGTATGTTTATTGCCAGAGTCTCAAAAGGAAGAACAGTAAGAGAGTTTGTTATTGGCGTGTTAATCGTTCCCACACTCGGAACATGTCTCTGGATGTCAATATTTGGCGGCTCTGCGCTTGAAATAGTTCAAAACACGGATAACAATGATTTGGCAAAATATATTACCGAAAACGTGTCATTGGCTATTTTTACATTCTTTGATTATTTGCCATTAAGTTCTGTGTTGAGTATTTTAGGGTTTGCTGTCGTTGCCATTTATTATATAACTGTTGCCGATACAGCCACCTTTGTATTGGGGATGCTAAGTGAAGGTGGAACATTAAACCCCTCAAATAAAATTAAAATGACATGGGGCGTCATTCAGTCTGCCCTAGCTGCTGTTTTACTTTTAGCTGGAGGTTTGAACGTTTTGCAAACAGCTTCCATTGCTGCCGCTTTCCCTTTTGCCATTATCATGATTGCTATGTGCTTCTCATTACTGAAAGGTTTAAAAAGTGAAGTCGAAGTACAAAAAGGTAATAAAAGACCAATGCAACATTCTGAAAGATCATAA
- a CDS encoding cytochrome-c oxidase, producing MRIGILFLKMAALYFVVGVGIGLTMEIIQDHRLAGAHAHINLVGWASMAIFGVIYVLFPRAGETTLAKLHFWLFNISLPLFMLGLCFLLLGNESLMFLLMIFPNILGISVLLFVINVFMNVKAENVAQLLKKD from the coding sequence ATGCGAATAGGTATCCTGTTTCTTAAAATGGCTGCACTCTACTTTGTGGTGGGGGTAGGTATAGGACTTACGATGGAGATTATTCAGGATCATCGATTAGCCGGTGCACATGCTCATATTAACCTAGTTGGCTGGGCTTCAATGGCTATTTTTGGCGTCATTTATGTATTATTCCCAAGAGCGGGCGAAACAACATTAGCCAAGCTGCATTTCTGGCTGTTTAACATTTCACTGCCATTATTCATGTTAGGACTATGTTTTCTCCTTTTAGGGAATGAATCGTTAATGTTCCTTCTGATGATTTTTCCAAATATCCTTGGAATAAGTGTCCTCTTATTTGTGATTAACGTATTCATGAATGTAAAAGCAGAAAACGTCGCACAGCTCCTAAAAAAGGATTAA
- a CDS encoding DoxX family membrane protein gives MFINFLRENKISAAILTVIRLYLGYAWFTAGLGKLTGGGFDASGYLGNAIANPVKGPDGNMVYGWYVNFLEGFALPNIDVFNFIVPWGETLIGLGLLLGCLTTTAMFFGLVMNFSFFLAGTVSHNPTDIFLGFIILTAGYNAGRIGLDRWVVPFIRKTAKTYTNKNKAAA, from the coding sequence ATGTTTATCAATTTTTTAAGAGAAAATAAAATCTCTGCTGCTATTTTAACTGTTATTCGTTTATACCTTGGATATGCGTGGTTCACAGCTGGTTTAGGAAAATTAACAGGTGGTGGATTTGATGCTTCAGGTTACTTAGGAAATGCTATTGCAAACCCTGTAAAAGGACCAGATGGCAACATGGTTTACGGCTGGTACGTCAACTTCCTAGAAGGCTTTGCGTTACCGAACATTGATGTCTTCAACTTCATCGTTCCTTGGGGCGAAACACTAATCGGCTTAGGATTACTTCTTGGTTGCTTAACAACAACAGCGATGTTCTTCGGACTTGTGATGAACTTCAGCTTCTTCTTAGCAGGAACTGTTTCTCATAACCCAACTGATATATTCCTAGGATTCATCATCTTAACTGCAGGCTACAACGCAGGACGCATAGGCTTAGACCGCTGGGTGGTTCCGTTCATCCGCAAAACAGCTAAGACGTACACAAATAAGAATAAAGCAGCCGCTTAA
- a CDS encoding EAL domain-containing protein: MAMNINNLVDSGVDKTRMADDGNQYLHLIDKTPTIIFVHQEGRIVFANQRASKTLGMGDTSLIGKGIDDLVCPEFRAKIAQQLKRDLLPNESGGVIECKLLSLDGKEVFLETTGTKVTYNGKPAVMVVGQDITGKKKLQEQFLESEQRYRALFEQSANAVYSLDTNGYYTRCNTASEKLSGYNGSKIKQSLHFLDLVNPPEKEKASYYFQQCLKGVTQNFQISFLCKDGAILFLNNTLIPIIVDGNIEGIIGISTDTTKQVLKEKANEHMAYHDYLTGLPNRNMLSKHLSTELAHASDKNESVALLFIDLDRFKNINDSLGHKMGDLLLKEVAKRLKSSLYETDIVFRQGGDEFIVVLTNVNQMIVATVAKRILDALSSPFNINSYDIFTSPSIGISVFPEDGTSVETLVKHADFAMYQAKKSGKNNFKFYSSDTHILLHNPLKLEMELHRAIARNELELYYQPKVNLKTGKIVGVEALLRWFHPLFGSVPPVTFIPIAEETGLIIPIGEWVLRAACQQNKEWHQKGFETVVSVNLSSRQFSLSNLETTIEKILQETELDPKYLEIEITESMTADIDRTITTLRKLKRLGVRISIDDFGIGFSSLNYLRQFPIDTLKIDQSFVKQIHQNPNDETIVKTIISMAHNLNLNVVGEGIETKEQLLFLQQYLCDEGQGYFFTRPLPAEQLEGKLGEIQTLVNEFGLPEETNERMWAEEMVRQAQRELNETIRLQQGMIFKYKMLNGRFIHSLCDGELVYRLGLTPIQIVGKELCEFLPKEMAEEKEEFYIRAWNGEEYVTYENEVNSIHYFTALSPVKRGGEVVEVIGSCIDITERKQMEKDLEESQKNYRLIADNMTDLIAVLDRNGQSMYVSPSHEAVLGYPQDYYMDRHSFLDVHPDDDASFLTLVEQMIATNSPVKSEVRYLHKNGDWKLLECSGTPVIGDDGEVEHMIIVSRDITEKRRAEEQLAKAEKLQVVGELAAGVAHEIRNPITAIKGFIQLFQRGVIKEEYFEVILGEFNRIEEIITEFLSLAKTQEMKPSLVNIPILLNEVITLLGSEANLMNIQISKEMDEDIPPIICDPNQLKQVFINIIKNSIESIISEGRITIRVSTESDYLSIKVSDNGIGISEERVQRLGEPFYSNKEKGTGLGLTTSFRIIKQHNGTITFQSKENHGTTVEVTLPK; the protein is encoded by the coding sequence ATGGCGATGAACATTAATAATTTAGTAGATTCAGGTGTGGATAAAACACGGATGGCAGATGACGGAAATCAATATCTTCATTTAATTGACAAAACTCCTACGATTATATTTGTTCATCAAGAGGGGAGAATTGTTTTTGCTAATCAAAGAGCCAGTAAAACCTTAGGTATGGGAGATACTAGTTTAATAGGCAAAGGCATAGACGATCTAGTTTGTCCGGAATTTCGTGCAAAAATTGCACAACAGCTAAAAAGGGACCTCTTACCCAACGAGAGTGGCGGGGTAATCGAATGTAAACTACTATCGTTAGATGGGAAAGAGGTTTTTCTGGAAACAACAGGCACCAAGGTTACCTATAACGGAAAACCGGCAGTAATGGTCGTGGGGCAGGATATAACCGGAAAAAAGAAACTCCAGGAACAATTCCTCGAAAGCGAACAGCGCTACCGTGCCCTATTTGAACAAAGTGCCAATGCCGTTTATTCGTTAGATACAAACGGTTATTATACAAGGTGTAATACTGCATCTGAAAAATTAAGCGGGTACAACGGGTCAAAAATTAAACAGTCTTTGCATTTTCTTGATCTTGTTAATCCGCCAGAAAAAGAGAAAGCTTCCTACTATTTTCAGCAATGTCTAAAGGGAGTGACACAGAACTTTCAAATATCCTTTCTTTGTAAGGACGGAGCGATTCTTTTTTTAAATAACACGCTGATACCAATCATCGTGGATGGAAATATAGAGGGTATTATTGGGATTTCTACGGATACGACAAAACAGGTATTAAAGGAAAAAGCTAATGAACATATGGCCTATCATGATTATTTAACCGGGCTTCCAAATAGAAACATGCTGAGTAAGCATCTCTCAACCGAATTGGCCCATGCTTCTGATAAAAATGAAAGTGTGGCATTGTTGTTTATTGATTTAGATCGTTTTAAAAATATCAATGACAGTCTGGGCCATAAAATGGGTGATTTGCTCTTAAAAGAAGTGGCGAAACGGCTGAAGTCTTCTTTATATGAAACGGATATTGTTTTCAGACAGGGTGGCGATGAGTTTATTGTTGTATTAACGAATGTCAATCAAATGATTGTAGCAACAGTAGCGAAACGGATATTAGACGCCCTTTCGTCGCCGTTTAACATAAACAGCTACGATATTTTTACTTCTCCAAGTATTGGTATCAGTGTCTTTCCAGAGGATGGGACATCGGTTGAGACATTAGTTAAACATGCTGATTTTGCGATGTATCAGGCAAAGAAATCGGGGAAAAACAACTTTAAGTTTTATTCATCAGACACTCATATCCTATTACACAATCCGTTGAAATTAGAAATGGAGCTTCATCGAGCGATTGCACGTAATGAACTAGAGCTATATTATCAGCCGAAGGTAAATTTAAAAACAGGCAAAATCGTCGGTGTCGAGGCCTTGCTTCGCTGGTTTCATCCTCTTTTTGGATCGGTACCACCAGTAACCTTTATTCCAATTGCGGAAGAAACAGGGTTAATTATTCCGATTGGTGAGTGGGTGCTAAGGGCTGCCTGTCAGCAAAACAAGGAGTGGCACCAAAAGGGATTTGAGACGGTTGTCTCGGTTAATTTATCGTCGCGACAATTTAGTCTATCTAACCTGGAAACGACGATAGAAAAGATTTTACAGGAAACAGAACTGGACCCTAAATATTTAGAAATAGAAATTACTGAGAGCATGACAGCAGATATTGATCGTACAATCACCACATTAAGAAAGCTTAAGCGTCTTGGGGTGCGCATTAGTATTGACGATTTTGGTATCGGTTTTAGTTCATTGAATTACTTAAGGCAATTTCCTATTGATACATTGAAAATTGACCAGTCGTTTGTAAAACAAATTCATCAAAACCCTAACGATGAAACGATTGTAAAAACGATTATTTCGATGGCTCATAACTTAAACCTGAATGTGGTCGGTGAAGGTATCGAAACGAAGGAACAACTATTATTTTTACAGCAATACCTTTGTGATGAGGGGCAGGGTTACTTCTTTACGAGACCACTACCTGCTGAGCAACTTGAAGGAAAGCTAGGTGAAATTCAGACGCTCGTTAACGAATTTGGGCTTCCTGAGGAAACGAATGAACGGATGTGGGCCGAAGAAATGGTCCGGCAAGCACAAAGAGAATTAAATGAAACCATCCGCCTGCAGCAAGGAATGATTTTTAAATATAAAATGCTGAACGGTCGATTCATTCACTCTTTATGTGATGGTGAACTCGTCTATCGTTTGGGTCTGACTCCGATTCAAATCGTTGGCAAGGAGTTATGTGAATTTCTCCCAAAGGAAATGGCCGAAGAGAAGGAAGAGTTTTATATAAGGGCCTGGAATGGCGAAGAATACGTAACCTATGAAAATGAAGTAAATAGTATTCATTATTTTACCGCCTTAAGTCCTGTTAAACGTGGCGGCGAGGTCGTTGAGGTGATTGGCTCTTGTATTGATATCACCGAACGGAAGCAGATGGAAAAGGATTTAGAAGAAAGTCAGAAAAATTACCGGTTAATTGCTGACAATATGACAGACTTAATTGCTGTCCTTGATCGAAATGGCCAATCCATGTATGTCTCGCCTTCACATGAGGCTGTGCTGGGGTATCCACAGGATTATTATATGGACAGACATTCTTTTTTGGACGTTCATCCCGATGATGATGCCTCCTTTTTAACACTGGTCGAGCAAATGATTGCGACAAATTCACCCGTTAAGTCTGAAGTGCGCTATTTGCATAAAAATGGAGACTGGAAATTGCTGGAGTGCTCGGGGACACCGGTCATCGGAGACGATGGCGAGGTCGAGCATATGATTATCGTAAGCAGAGATATTACGGAGAAAAGAAGGGCTGAGGAACAATTAGCGAAAGCAGAAAAGCTCCAGGTCGTTGGCGAGCTAGCTGCAGGTGTAGCCCATGAAATAAGAAATCCGATTACAGCGATTAAAGGTTTTATCCAGCTTTTCCAAAGAGGCGTCATTAAGGAGGAATACTTTGAGGTAATTCTTGGTGAGTTTAACCGGATTGAGGAAATTATTACAGAATTTCTTTCTCTTGCTAAGACGCAAGAAATGAAACCAAGCCTGGTGAACATTCCTATCCTATTGAACGAGGTTATTACCTTGCTGGGATCAGAAGCAAACCTGATGAATATACAGATTTCAAAAGAAATGGACGAGGATATTCCACCGATTATATGTGATCCAAACCAGCTAAAACAAGTATTTATTAACATCATAAAGAATAGTATCGAATCGATTATTTCTGAAGGCCGAATAACGATCCGTGTGAGTACAGAAAGTGATTACCTGTCAATCAAGGTTTCTGACAATGGAATTGGAATAAGCGAGGAACGTGTCCAAAGACTAGGAGAACCCTTCTACAGCAACAAGGAAAAAGGAACTGGTTTAGGCCTAACCACATCCTTCCGAATCATCAAACAACACAACGGAACCATCACCTTCCAAAGCAAAGAAAACCACGGAACCACCGTTGAAGTAACATTACCAAAATAG
- a CDS encoding OsmC family protein — protein sequence MDLTVEWKGRMAFAGVAPSGHEIKMDAAQEIGGENTGPRPTELLLHAVAGCTGIDIMSILQKMRLEPASFKMEISGERADDHPKRFTVISIHYALEGNLPEDKVVRAIQLSKDKYCSVSHSLNATITASYSINGIKGETSI from the coding sequence ATGGATTTGACGGTTGAGTGGAAGGGTAGGATGGCTTTTGCGGGGGTGGCACCTTCTGGTCATGAGATTAAGATGGATGCGGCACAGGAAATTGGTGGGGAGAATACTGGTCCGAGGCCGACGGAGTTGCTACTGCATGCGGTGGCAGGATGCACGGGTATTGATATTATGTCGATATTACAGAAAATGCGCTTAGAACCTGCTTCTTTTAAGATGGAGATTTCAGGTGAACGTGCAGATGATCATCCTAAGCGTTTTACGGTAATTTCTATTCATTATGCACTTGAGGGTAACCTCCCAGAGGATAAGGTGGTGCGGGCAATTCAATTATCAAAGGATAAATATTGTTCCGTTTCTCATTCCTTGAATGCAACTATCACTGCAAGCTATTCAATAAACGGGATAAAAGGTGAAACCAGTATTTAG
- a CDS encoding TerD family protein yields MPALIQKGARVDITTSQANISKVTVEIGWETTGPIDIDSSLFMLDSNGRCLNDDSMIFYGNSTSADQSATHVVLSNPGKKVEQFHIQLQKVSPITEKLVLALTIYEGDKNGQTFSQMKNAYVKILNDQQQEMIHYQLDPFTIENSLVLAELYRRNGNWKLSTNTGGFAGGLAALCNHFGLEIKEDAKASAPLQQSQPASQQLVPQPIPAATQPMVKEKAAEPPKQQAPINLGKVTLKKPGDFISLRKAAKISNIHVRLNWTKAVDLDIHAFYITKQGKFGHIFFGNKGKLDRSPYISLDKDAGVGNSAGNNEENLIIGTLDDIDKIIIATNIFRFLGFRKKDDNFAKYDGRVLIKTNNGDDIEVPLTSTTTGRWCIIAKIDHTNTADTKVININHVQATEPTVNDL; encoded by the coding sequence ATGCCTGCTCTAATTCAAAAGGGTGCGCGAGTCGACATAACGACAAGCCAAGCGAATATATCAAAGGTAACGGTAGAGATTGGCTGGGAAACCACTGGACCGATTGATATTGATTCTTCTCTCTTTATGCTTGATTCCAACGGAAGGTGTTTGAATGATGACTCAATGATATTTTACGGAAACAGCACTTCAGCCGATCAATCCGCTACACATGTTGTCCTCAGTAATCCAGGAAAAAAAGTCGAACAATTTCATATCCAATTGCAAAAAGTGTCACCTATAACTGAAAAGTTGGTATTAGCCTTAACCATTTATGAAGGTGACAAAAATGGACAAACCTTCTCACAAATGAAAAATGCCTATGTAAAAATACTCAATGACCAACAACAAGAGATGATTCATTATCAACTTGATCCATTTACAATTGAAAATTCTCTCGTTCTAGCTGAGCTCTATCGGAGAAATGGTAATTGGAAACTTTCAACAAATACCGGGGGTTTTGCCGGGGGACTTGCTGCCCTTTGTAATCACTTTGGGCTTGAAATTAAAGAGGATGCCAAAGCTTCAGCACCCCTTCAACAAAGTCAACCGGCTTCGCAGCAACTGGTCCCGCAACCAATACCAGCAGCTACTCAGCCAATGGTGAAGGAAAAGGCAGCAGAACCGCCAAAGCAGCAGGCACCGATAAATTTAGGAAAAGTCACACTAAAAAAACCTGGGGATTTCATCTCTTTACGGAAAGCAGCTAAAATTAGTAATATCCATGTGAGATTAAATTGGACAAAAGCTGTGGATTTAGACATTCATGCTTTTTACATAACAAAACAAGGGAAGTTCGGACATATCTTTTTTGGAAATAAAGGAAAATTAGATCGCTCTCCTTATATTTCCCTCGATAAAGATGCAGGGGTCGGTAATTCGGCTGGGAATAACGAGGAAAACCTGATCATCGGAACGCTCGACGACATCGATAAAATAATTATCGCAACAAACATTTTTAGATTTCTAGGCTTTAGAAAAAAGGACGATAACTTTGCAAAATACGATGGAAGAGTACTAATAAAAACGAACAACGGCGATGACATTGAAGTCCCGCTAACATCAACAACCACCGGCAGATGGTGCATCATCGCAAAAATCGACCATACAAACACAGCAGACACAAAAGTCATAAACATCAACCACGTCCAAGCAACAGAACCAACCGTCAACGACCTTTGA
- a CDS encoding DUF2207 domain-containing protein, translating to MKMKKKWFIPIIFLALLFFFPQQIFAVEFTISNTKIDAYLHENGEVEVEETHTYQFEGKFNGISRELIPKEGTDITDFSASENGKALRIEKDDGLYKIHRKGKDETITVTLHYTIVNGLEIYQDVAQFYWPFFDDRNESTYGNLSITIHPPKITDNVIAFGYDEAYQTETIQDDGAVLFDLKKVPSDRNGDIRVVYDTRLFPATTLTAAKSMRGEILKAEQELADKAAAKAETREMLSNIPTMGVIAFSIVLLFHMLTAWLRARVKKAALEREGSSFAAIPKQNMSLPATLFYTNYSQLSPQAMAAALLDLVRQGFVTKTATGHFQATGQKSNIPHEQVLLEWLFEKIGANGQFSFDDLAAYTMDNKNHTQYHQFKSQWIKAVKQEVDGHALYENKKRSRFTIGFSSLLLLPFLFLFPIYNLMGSFAAALILFITVIIYAIAYNPRTPKGLQIAYDWKLFKDRFKQVPQSDWEKWTEDERMRAYIYGLGSNDKDVSKKNDELVEAFTARGGSDYSGVAGLYTFAYIGPLASENFRSANQSTETTVSGGSSFGGVGGTGGGGGGSGAF from the coding sequence ATGAAAATGAAGAAAAAGTGGTTTATCCCGATTATTTTCCTGGCACTGTTATTCTTTTTCCCGCAACAGATTTTCGCAGTAGAATTTACTATATCCAATACAAAAATTGATGCTTACTTACATGAAAACGGAGAGGTCGAAGTAGAAGAAACCCATACGTATCAGTTTGAAGGGAAATTTAACGGCATCAGCCGGGAACTGATCCCTAAAGAAGGAACGGACATTACTGATTTTTCCGCATCAGAGAATGGAAAAGCCTTAAGGATTGAAAAGGATGATGGCCTTTATAAGATTCACCGCAAGGGGAAGGATGAAACAATTACGGTGACCCTTCACTATACCATCGTGAACGGTCTTGAGATCTACCAAGATGTCGCGCAGTTTTATTGGCCATTTTTCGATGATAGAAACGAGTCCACCTATGGAAATCTATCGATTACGATTCATCCCCCAAAAATAACAGATAACGTGATTGCCTTCGGCTATGATGAAGCCTACCAAACTGAAACCATTCAGGATGATGGTGCCGTTCTTTTCGATTTAAAAAAGGTTCCAAGTGATAGGAATGGCGATATTCGTGTTGTTTATGATACCCGACTTTTTCCCGCAACCACACTAACGGCTGCCAAATCAATGCGGGGGGAAATCCTAAAGGCAGAGCAAGAACTCGCCGATAAGGCGGCCGCAAAAGCAGAAACAAGAGAAATGCTTTCAAACATTCCCACCATGGGGGTCATCGCTTTCTCGATTGTTCTGCTGTTTCACATGTTAACCGCTTGGCTCCGAGCACGTGTGAAAAAAGCTGCACTCGAAAGAGAAGGCAGCAGTTTTGCAGCCATACCAAAACAAAACATGAGTCTGCCGGCAACTCTCTTTTATACAAACTATTCACAGCTTTCGCCGCAAGCAATGGCAGCAGCATTACTCGATTTGGTGCGCCAAGGATTCGTGACCAAAACGGCAACCGGGCATTTTCAGGCAACCGGGCAAAAAAGCAACATCCCGCATGAACAGGTGTTGCTGGAGTGGCTATTTGAAAAAATTGGGGCAAATGGCCAGTTTAGCTTTGATGACTTAGCAGCCTATACAATGGATAATAAAAACCATACCCAATACCACCAATTCAAGTCCCAATGGATAAAGGCGGTAAAACAAGAGGTGGATGGGCATGCCCTTTATGAGAACAAAAAAAGGTCTCGATTTACGATCGGTTTTTCCAGTTTACTGCTGCTCCCGTTTCTGTTCCTGTTCCCTATTTATAATCTTATGGGTTCATTTGCTGCAGCACTGATTCTGTTTATTACCGTGATTATTTACGCAATTGCGTATAACCCAAGGACACCGAAAGGATTGCAGATTGCTTACGACTGGAAGCTCTTTAAGGACCGTTTTAAACAAGTACCGCAGTCAGACTGGGAAAAATGGACCGAAGACGAGCGCATGCGCGCCTACATCTATGGACTCGGAAGTAATGACAAAGACGTTAGCAAGAAAAATGACGAACTGGTAGAGGCCTTCACTGCTAGAGGAGGCAGTGATTATAGCGGTGTCGCAGGCTTGTATACTTTCGCATATATCGGTCCGCTGGCTTCCGAAAACTTTCGATCAGCTAACCAATCAACAGAAACCACCGTTAGCGGAGGCTCGAGCTTTGGCGGCGTTGGCGGAACCGGAGGGGGCGGTGGCGGGTCCGGTGCGTTTTAA